A genome region from Streptomyces sp. S4.7 includes the following:
- a CDS encoding DegT/DnrJ/EryC1/StrS family aminotransferase produces MTTETSAAQAAPIRVAAATATTETVPYAYTRLPDADRELLREVLYEVGTDPEQKFILGRRTAELERRLADRAGVRDVVACASGTGALVLALRAVGVVPGDEVIVPAFGAEPLAATVLGVGAVPVFADVDPVTMVMDPVDAESRVTDRTRAVVPAHTFTTMADMPAIMAWARRRGIAVVEDAAVAQGATLGGRAAGTWGDIGLYSFFPVKPFGMPGEGAVVLSGNIELATLVRRLRNHGQDGVQRFVHHEVGLNSRFDEVLAGYQLARLDRADDMVARRAAIAAHYNSRFAALRGSGLLAPTTGADGQCHYVYAVQTICRDSLAAHLAAHGIGSRVYYPVPLPRLPAFAAYAGEGADGRRPGTELASARHLALPLNLSLTDSQVERTADVVCAFFD; encoded by the coding sequence ATGACCACCGAGACCTCGGCCGCACAGGCCGCCCCGATCCGCGTCGCCGCGGCCACGGCGACCACCGAGACCGTCCCCTACGCGTACACCCGGCTCCCCGACGCGGACCGTGAACTGCTGCGCGAGGTGCTGTACGAGGTCGGTACCGACCCCGAGCAGAAGTTCATACTCGGCCGCCGCACCGCCGAACTGGAGCGGCGGCTGGCCGACCGCGCGGGTGTGCGCGACGTCGTCGCCTGCGCCAGCGGCACCGGCGCCCTCGTCCTCGCCCTGCGGGCCGTCGGCGTCGTCCCCGGCGACGAGGTGATCGTGCCGGCCTTCGGCGCGGAGCCGCTGGCCGCGACGGTGCTCGGCGTCGGCGCGGTGCCGGTCTTCGCCGACGTCGACCCGGTGACGATGGTCATGGACCCCGTCGACGCGGAGAGCCGGGTGACGGACCGCACCCGCGCGGTCGTCCCCGCCCACACCTTCACGACGATGGCCGACATGCCCGCGATCATGGCCTGGGCGCGGCGGCGCGGCATCGCGGTCGTCGAGGACGCGGCGGTGGCCCAGGGCGCCACCCTGGGCGGCCGGGCGGCGGGCACCTGGGGTGACATCGGGCTCTACTCGTTCTTCCCCGTCAAGCCGTTCGGAATGCCCGGCGAAGGCGCGGTGGTCCTCTCCGGCAACATCGAACTCGCCACGCTGGTACGACGGTTGCGCAACCACGGGCAGGACGGTGTGCAGCGCTTCGTGCACCACGAGGTCGGTCTCAACAGCCGCTTCGACGAGGTGCTGGCCGGCTACCAGCTCGCCCGGCTGGACCGCGCCGACGACATGGTCGCCCGGCGCGCCGCGATCGCCGCGCACTACAACTCACGGTTCGCGGCGCTGCGCGGGAGCGGCCTGCTCGCCCCCACCACCGGCGCCGACGGCCAGTGCCACTATGTCTACGCCGTACAGACCATCTGCCGGGACTCGCTGGCGGCGCACCTCGCCGCGCACGGCATCGGCAGCCGCGTGTACTACCCGGTCCCGCTGCCGAGGCTGCCCGCCTTCGCCGCGTACGCCGGGGAGGGCGCGGACGGACGGCGGCCCGGCACCGAACTGGCGAGCGCGCGCCATCTCGCGCTGCCGCTCAATCTCAGTCTGACGGACAGTCAGGTCGAGCGTACGGCCGATGTGGTCTGCGCCTTCTTCGACTGA
- a CDS encoding nucleotide sugar dehydrogenase, whose protein sequence is MKSKVVVVGQGYVGLPLAVRAAQAGHQVVGYDVDTERVKRLVSGESYVEDVPDAQLAVLLDRGTYLPTTDPTDLDGFDIAVVTVPTPLRDGAPDLSYIESAAHTLAGRLRPGATVVLESTTYPGTTVELLVPLLEEGSGLVAGQDFHLGYSPERIDPGNPTWRLENTPKVVSGIDSASLTAVQAFYDTITSNTVPVRTTEVAELSKLIENTFRHVNIALVNEMAMYAHELGVDVWEALDAAASKPFGFMRFTPGPGVGGHCLPVDPEYLSWRVRRTLGRSFQFVELANEINGHMPDHVVQRLLLAFNARRRPLAGSRVLLLGLAYKPNTGDARESPALRVAELLLGLGAEVRAADPYVVEAVTVNSRLTRCDFTEEELAAADAVVLLTDHDAFDYELVARASEFVLDCRHRLETGPTVEVL, encoded by the coding sequence GTGAAAAGCAAGGTCGTCGTTGTCGGGCAGGGGTACGTGGGCCTGCCGCTGGCCGTCCGGGCCGCTCAGGCCGGCCACCAGGTGGTCGGCTACGACGTGGACACCGAACGCGTCAAACGGCTCGTCAGCGGTGAGTCCTACGTCGAGGACGTCCCCGACGCACAGCTCGCCGTCCTGCTCGACCGGGGCACCTACCTGCCCACCACCGACCCCACGGACCTCGACGGCTTCGACATCGCCGTCGTCACCGTGCCCACCCCGCTGCGGGACGGCGCCCCCGACCTCTCGTACATCGAGTCGGCCGCCCACACCCTCGCGGGCCGGCTGCGCCCCGGCGCGACCGTGGTCCTGGAGTCGACCACGTACCCCGGCACCACCGTCGAACTCCTCGTCCCGCTGCTCGAGGAGGGCTCGGGCCTCGTCGCCGGCCAGGACTTCCACCTCGGTTACAGCCCCGAGCGCATCGACCCCGGCAACCCCACCTGGCGCCTGGAGAACACGCCCAAGGTGGTCTCCGGCATCGACTCGGCGTCGCTCACCGCCGTACAGGCCTTCTACGACACGATCACCAGCAACACCGTGCCGGTGCGCACGACCGAGGTCGCCGAGCTGTCCAAGCTGATCGAGAACACCTTCAGGCACGTCAACATCGCCCTGGTCAACGAGATGGCGATGTACGCGCACGAACTCGGCGTCGACGTCTGGGAGGCGCTGGACGCCGCCGCCTCCAAGCCCTTCGGCTTCATGCGCTTCACCCCCGGCCCCGGGGTCGGCGGACACTGTCTTCCGGTCGACCCCGAATACCTGTCCTGGCGGGTCAGGCGCACGCTCGGCCGCAGCTTCCAGTTCGTCGAACTCGCCAACGAGATCAACGGACACATGCCCGACCACGTGGTCCAGCGGCTGCTGCTCGCCTTCAACGCCCGCCGCAGGCCGCTGGCCGGCTCCCGGGTCCTGCTGCTCGGCCTCGCGTACAAGCCGAACACCGGCGACGCCCGCGAGTCGCCCGCGCTGCGCGTGGCGGAGCTGCTGCTCGGTCTCGGCGCCGAAGTGCGCGCGGCCGACCCGTACGTGGTCGAGGCGGTCACCGTGAACAGCAGGCTGACCCGCTGCGACTTCACCGAGGAGGAGCTGGCGGCGGCCGACGCGGTGGTGCTGCTGACCG